The following proteins come from a genomic window of Ferrovibrio sp. MS7:
- a CDS encoding O-linked N-acetylglucosamine transferase, SPINDLY family protein translates to MTEKTLAEAAAALEGGDNDLAFQLAKAVLRVAPATVAALRLAGLAAMRKGVWPVALRYFDQALALVPADAELARLRDACRDKAGDLAVPTVKQEAAPPPIRLVNLLLAQEKLPQAEKLLRQMLVLQPEDSSAHSSLLFCTNYRMDLTPEQIYAEYHRWDEVHGRPRLPKPLAHDNKPEPGRRLKLGYVSPDFRRHAVALFFEPLLAAHDRVSFEIYLYSEVQKPDHITERLKAQADHWRSTVGLNDAAVAAMIRADGIDVLVDLAGHTGGNRLLTFARKPAPVQFSYLIGAGCTTGLSAIDGFFADDAMVPPGRENLFSERVMRLGRVPLAYRPPEGMAEVGPLPALRNGYVTFGHFGRTVRLNESVVAAWAALLQAVPDARLMLNAKTFLDEGIRQDFSQRFATHGIAPERLSLVYTHPQTATWAAYNQIDIALDPFPHNAGTTTIEALWMGVPVVSMAARPPLGRFGASILGALGMGDWVAEDRTGYLGIATRWANDLEALARIRAGLRPRFEASVLRDAPGLVQAMEAGYRQLWREWCASAGA, encoded by the coding sequence ATGACGGAAAAGACGCTTGCCGAAGCCGCGGCGGCGCTCGAGGGCGGCGACAATGATCTGGCCTTCCAGCTTGCCAAGGCGGTACTGCGGGTGGCGCCAGCTACAGTCGCGGCCCTGCGCCTGGCCGGATTGGCTGCGATGCGGAAGGGCGTCTGGCCGGTGGCATTGCGCTATTTTGATCAGGCGCTAGCGCTGGTGCCGGCGGATGCGGAGCTTGCCCGTCTGCGCGATGCCTGCCGCGACAAGGCCGGCGATCTGGCGGTGCCAACCGTGAAGCAAGAGGCCGCGCCGCCGCCGATCCGCCTGGTCAATTTGTTGCTTGCCCAGGAAAAGCTACCGCAGGCGGAAAAGCTGCTGCGGCAGATGCTGGTGTTGCAGCCGGAAGACTCCTCGGCGCATTCCAGCCTGTTGTTCTGCACCAATTACCGCATGGATCTTACGCCGGAGCAGATTTATGCCGAATACCACCGCTGGGATGAAGTGCATGGTCGGCCACGCCTGCCGAAGCCATTGGCGCATGACAACAAGCCGGAACCCGGGCGGCGCCTGAAGCTCGGCTATGTCTCGCCGGATTTCCGCCGTCATGCCGTCGCGCTGTTTTTCGAGCCGCTGCTGGCCGCCCATGACCGCGTGTCTTTCGAGATCTATCTCTACAGCGAAGTGCAGAAGCCGGACCACATCACCGAGCGGCTGAAGGCTCAGGCCGATCACTGGCGCAGCACAGTGGGTTTGAATGACGCCGCCGTGGCGGCCATGATCCGCGCTGATGGCATTGATGTGCTGGTTGACCTTGCCGGTCATACCGGCGGCAACCGGCTGCTAACCTTCGCGCGCAAGCCGGCACCGGTGCAGTTCAGTTATCTGATCGGCGCTGGCTGCACCACCGGGCTTTCCGCCATCGATGGTTTCTTCGCCGACGATGCCATGGTGCCGCCTGGGCGCGAAAATCTTTTCTCCGAACGCGTGATGCGACTTGGCCGCGTGCCGCTGGCCTATCGTCCGCCCGAAGGTATGGCGGAGGTCGGCCCGCTGCCGGCGTTGCGCAACGGCTATGTCACGTTCGGCCATTTCGGCCGCACGGTACGGCTGAATGAAAGCGTGGTGGCGGCCTGGGCCGCATTGCTGCAGGCGGTGCCGGATGCGCGGCTGATGCTGAATGCCAAGACCTTCCTGGATGAGGGTATACGACAGGATTTCAGCCAGCGCTTCGCCACCCATGGCATCGCGCCGGAGCGGCTCAGCCTGGTCTATACCCACCCGCAGACCGCCACCTGGGCGGCCTATAATCAGATCGATATCGCGCTGGACCCGTTTCCGCATAATGCCGGCACCACCACCATCGAGGCCCTGTGGATGGGGGTGCCGGTGGTCAGCATGGCCGCCCGTCCGCCGCTGGGGCGTTTCGGCGCCAGTATTCTGGGCGCGCTCGGCATGGGCGATTGGGTGGCCGAGGACAGGACTGGCTATCTCGGGATCGCCACCCGCTGGGCGAATGATCTCGAAGCGCTGGCCAGGATCCGTGCCGGATTGCGACCGCGCTTCGAAGCCTCGGTCCTGCGCGACGCGCCCGGGCTGGTGC